Proteins encoded in a region of the Salinicoccus sp. RF5 genome:
- the auxA gene encoding lipoteichoic acid stability factor AuxA, producing the protein MKWLKQQSEVIISVLLGVFFVVLGLFILFNTGRIRSDGEAVETPQIDTFFDLFDAFFVEVLNILGMVIGGFPIIAGILSILFGLGMFKIAQLIRKTTEYDTELSFFFIGLSFFLFLLTTLLMFQVYGWFALLFLLAFIVHMLYNIFNEQLDPRHRKEHYMVILSFYGLAYFFTQTAVYSNIDTTLSPTDVLSINTFFGTLWVLSLMALWVGVFLSKSKNLLKKPKKGDQATLSRKNRKRRLHPDEYLGFSKQLYDMRNGLLHRVKTFMEIEFPSWLKPNYLELLLGTLVLIFILIEFNNRHGVFTEGYFRISDMQYIYEWVNLFIALALAVAYLFTTFFNMTQNKYYHRQMIIITALWLKVTVSLFITLFRDVELSLFILPFNILLVLLTTPLLIISIFKEFHEKGR; encoded by the coding sequence ATGAAGTGGTTGAAGCAACAAAGTGAAGTGATAATCAGCGTCCTCCTGGGGGTCTTCTTCGTCGTTCTGGGACTGTTCATATTGTTCAATACAGGCAGGATCAGAAGCGATGGAGAAGCTGTGGAGACGCCGCAGATAGATACGTTTTTCGATCTGTTCGATGCTTTTTTTGTCGAGGTTCTGAATATATTGGGGATGGTGATCGGCGGGTTCCCGATCATCGCGGGCATCCTGTCGATCCTGTTCGGTCTTGGGATGTTCAAGATCGCCCAGCTCATTCGCAAAACGACGGAGTATGATACAGAGTTGTCCTTCTTCTTCATCGGGCTCTCGTTCTTTCTGTTCCTGCTGACGACATTGCTGATGTTCCAGGTCTACGGATGGTTTGCTCTGCTGTTCCTTTTGGCGTTCATCGTCCATATGCTCTACAACATCTTCAATGAGCAGCTGGACCCGAGGCACCGCAAGGAGCACTATATGGTCATATTGTCCTTCTATGGACTGGCCTATTTCTTTACACAGACTGCCGTCTATTCGAATATCGATACGACGCTGTCCCCGACGGATGTCCTATCGATCAATACATTTTTCGGCACCCTCTGGGTGCTGTCGCTCATGGCACTCTGGGTGGGGGTCTTCCTGTCGAAGTCGAAGAACCTCCTCAAGAAGCCGAAGAAGGGGGACCAGGCGACATTATCCCGGAAGAACAGAAAGCGGAGGCTGCACCCGGACGAATATCTGGGATTCTCAAAACAGCTGTATGACATGCGCAACGGCCTGTTGCACAGGGTGAAGACGTTCATGGAAATCGAGTTTCCATCCTGGCTCAAGCCGAATTATTTGGAACTGCTGCTCGGAACGCTTGTGCTGATCTTCATCCTGATTGAATTCAATAATCGGCATGGGGTCTTCACGGAAGGCTATTTCAGAATATCCGACATGCAGTATATATATGAATGGGTCAACCTGTTCATCGCCCTCGCGCTGGCAGTGGCGTACCTGTTCACAACATTCTTCAACATGACGCAGAACAAGTACTATCACCGTCAGATGATCATCATCACCGCCCTCTGGCTGAAAGTGACGGTCAGCCTGTTCATCACCCTCTTCAGGGATGTGGAACTGTCGCTGTTCATACTGCCATTCAACATCCTGCTCGTCCTATTGACAACACCGCTGCTCATCATAAGCATATTCAAGGAATTTCATGAAAAGGGGAGATAA
- the hutG gene encoding formimidoylglutamase has product MKHIEHHTFTGRTDNPDVKERVHQVISQWSEETPASVPVFIGFRSDEGVRRNKGRTGAFDGPVKVRQKMASLPYTEPVYDYGSVVGDEDLEASQEALGECVGEVLARDQFPLIIGGGHETLYGHYLGVRKAYPDKRIAVVNFDAHFDLRDERPSSGTMFHQILSEDEDIDYHVLGIQSSGNTKTLFDTADAFGVHYAMMDEVRSADAYAHTLSKLSEYDVVFGTLCMDSVQQSVAPGTSMPAQNGYTAQEIHGMVAQLAKLSNLVSFDISEVAPALDTDDRTSSLAASLFHTFMTERETF; this is encoded by the coding sequence ATGAAGCATATTGAACATCATACTTTTACAGGGAGAACAGACAATCCGGATGTGAAGGAACGTGTGCATCAGGTCATCAGCCAGTGGAGTGAAGAGACGCCTGCCAGCGTACCGGTATTCATCGGTTTCCGCTCTGATGAAGGGGTGCGGCGCAACAAGGGGCGCACCGGTGCATTCGATGGTCCTGTGAAAGTCCGGCAGAAGATGGCATCACTGCCCTATACGGAGCCTGTATACGACTACGGCAGTGTCGTGGGGGATGAGGATCTGGAAGCTTCCCAGGAGGCGCTCGGCGAATGTGTGGGGGAAGTGCTCGCCCGGGACCAGTTCCCGCTCATCATCGGCGGCGGCCACGAGACCCTCTACGGGCATTACCTCGGTGTGCGTAAGGCCTATCCGGACAAGCGGATTGCGGTTGTGAACTTCGATGCCCATTTCGACCTGCGGGATGAAAGGCCGTCTTCCGGCACGATGTTCCACCAGATCCTCTCAGAGGATGAGGACATCGACTATCATGTCCTCGGAATCCAGTCTTCCGGCAATACCAAGACACTGTTCGATACGGCGGATGCATTCGGCGTGCATTATGCAATGATGGATGAAGTGCGGTCCGCAGACGCATACGCACACACCCTCTCCAAGCTGTCGGAATATGATGTGGTGTTCGGGACGCTCTGCATGGACTCTGTGCAGCAGAGTGTGGCACCCGGCACAAGCATGCCTGCCCAGAATGGCTATACGGCGCAGGAAATTCATGGTATGGTAGCACAACTTGCCAAGCTTTCCAATCTTGTAAGCTTCGACATCAGTGAAGTGGCCCCGGCCCTTGATACCGATGACCGGACAAGCAGTCTGGCCGCAAGTCTATTCCACACCTTCATGACAGAAAGGGAGACATTTTGA